One genomic region from Flagellimonas oceani encodes:
- a CDS encoding deaminase domain-containing protein, with product MKMTVYTAKRKWLYWPMLCCLLLHSHLSIAQSFPVQVIAQANPPAPANFSDFANAGTLNGPLRVQIVLNDFQISDRQVRLQVSFNGNGIGFQSNENVIGATPFFLEGGIPTVLEHTQLAPYFEFGNLTGITPNVYGSPIPDGVYQVCFQVFDVLTGKRLSNNACTAINVFKNSPPILVLPENGSDIVERSPQNIVFQWTPRHINVSQVEYELSLVEIWDNALDPQAAFLGSTPMFTTTTNATTYVYGPSDPMLLPNRTYAWRVQARAKQGAEDIGMFLNQGYSQIFSFKHIEGCYVPNGIYHEVRGANQANIFWEDNSTSVPQFKVRYRAKGNGNAWFHNQTTANWTTLWDLQADTTYEYQLQKTCAVAESDWSPLRQFTTNLETEEEDLYQCGVSPDVDITNQDPLPQLGVGESFTAGDFQVVATEVHGGNGYFTGRGYTRLPYLGNIKLAVHFTNILVNTDRQLAQGTVITEYDPTMGSIVDTGDVVETVGELASSIRELLQNFTGTPEQIEQLETENEQQESYVEELLADESIPQNIRNELAANHSAYNAASLDLINEATQGGPNPEGYNTANQIQAYNDLEESIQDAESFRDASSSPNEIAFDPEDALALEGTTETNIVVYVSPAGVPVALSGEVPVKYYTVKNGITAYGSLQSFTIEDGTNAGEYKAHKKGNEFTGYKINKDSEPYDFGALPDPKNIRFRYIKEEKTCAPILYEAQYQPESINTTGEGTLVTDWGDIQWNLLPIEKQGYTTCLPGLDYDGFTEYFMGTYNPFGYGGFLRKVVAIDGSVAHVYSIADQEGWIIHYQYNRGNGRWEPIAVPEYDVDTAAALDYLFGQVFSSAAGHLVLDAAGMVPVAGEVFDVANGIWYTIEGDGTSAAISFASTIPLVYATTVKNAGKIVKLANGTTVLVKFSKEATERLVDVLKRLDLDAAQLQKLSDDLTDKEFAEAIAENPDLVESWKILSNGSTSLKSIDNINAVHAFRAANPQIADDAIQAAFDGLKTSRKQPFINALGSCADNTSLIGSLKKSKLASVEEIKDALNKIRDYRTGKTGGGNYGYLEGDIPNVDINNNKMWESVSIEDAELETHIFDAVESVGVSGSWVRITDSEYRMLNDLAKKLGGVKNQVNDKIEGTLKIVSENPYCTSCQGVIQQFSEMFPNIEIKLIDGVR from the coding sequence ATGAAAATGACCGTCTACACAGCAAAAAGAAAATGGTTGTACTGGCCAATGTTATGCTGCTTACTGCTGCACAGCCATCTGTCCATAGCCCAGTCCTTTCCCGTACAAGTGATTGCGCAGGCCAACCCTCCCGCACCTGCCAATTTCTCCGATTTTGCCAATGCAGGGACACTGAACGGACCGTTGCGGGTACAAATTGTACTCAACGATTTCCAGATTTCCGACCGGCAGGTACGTTTACAGGTATCGTTCAACGGGAACGGCATCGGTTTCCAGAGCAACGAAAATGTCATCGGGGCCACACCGTTCTTTTTGGAAGGCGGCATCCCCACCGTGCTGGAACATACCCAGCTCGCCCCGTATTTTGAGTTCGGCAACCTTACGGGGATAACCCCCAATGTGTACGGCAGTCCCATCCCCGATGGCGTTTATCAAGTCTGTTTTCAGGTGTTCGATGTCCTCACGGGCAAACGGCTCTCCAACAACGCCTGTACCGCTATAAACGTATTCAAGAACAGTCCGCCCATCTTGGTATTGCCCGAAAATGGAAGCGATATCGTGGAACGTAGCCCTCAGAACATTGTGTTCCAATGGACGCCACGGCACATCAACGTAAGCCAAGTGGAGTACGAGCTCAGTTTGGTGGAGATTTGGGACAACGCATTGGACCCCCAGGCCGCTTTTTTGGGCTCTACACCCATGTTCACCACTACCACCAATGCCACCACCTACGTGTATGGCCCAAGCGACCCCATGCTGCTGCCCAACAGAACATACGCTTGGCGTGTACAGGCTAGGGCCAAACAGGGAGCAGAGGACATTGGCATGTTCCTGAACCAAGGGTACAGCCAAATATTTTCGTTCAAGCATATAGAAGGCTGCTACGTGCCCAATGGCATATACCATGAGGTAAGGGGCGCCAACCAAGCCAACATTTTTTGGGAGGACAACAGTACCAGCGTACCCCAGTTTAAGGTACGGTACCGTGCCAAGGGCAACGGGAACGCATGGTTCCATAACCAGACCACAGCCAACTGGACTACGCTTTGGGATTTACAGGCCGACACCACCTATGAATACCAGTTACAAAAGACCTGTGCCGTGGCCGAGAGCGATTGGAGCCCCCTACGGCAGTTTACCACCAATCTGGAGACCGAGGAAGAGGATCTGTACCAATGCGGCGTGTCTCCCGATGTGGACATTACCAACCAAGACCCCTTGCCCCAATTGGGCGTAGGCGAGAGCTTTACCGCGGGCGACTTCCAAGTGGTGGCCACCGAGGTGCACGGCGGCAACGGTTACTTTACGGGGAGGGGCTATACCCGCTTGCCCTATTTGGGCAACATAAAACTGGCGGTGCACTTCACCAATATATTGGTGAACACGGACAGGCAGCTTGCCCAAGGTACCGTGATCACAGAGTATGACCCCACCATGGGCAGTATTGTGGACACGGGCGATGTGGTGGAGACGGTAGGGGAGCTTGCTTCGTCCATACGGGAGCTGCTCCAAAACTTTACTGGAACTCCAGAGCAAATAGAGCAACTTGAAACTGAAAACGAGCAGCAGGAAAGTTATGTGGAGGAACTATTGGCCGATGAATCCATTCCCCAAAACATAAGGAACGAACTGGCAGCCAATCACAGTGCCTATAATGCTGCTAGCTTAGACTTGATAAACGAGGCCACCCAAGGAGGCCCCAACCCAGAGGGTTATAACACTGCCAACCAGATACAGGCGTACAACGATCTTGAGGAAAGTATACAAGATGCGGAGAGTTTCCGAGATGCCTCATCCAGCCCCAATGAAATTGCCTTTGACCCCGAAGATGCTCTTGCACTCGAAGGAACTACCGAAACAAACATTGTAGTCTATGTGTCGCCGGCGGGAGTACCCGTAGCGTTGTCTGGAGAGGTGCCCGTAAAATATTATACGGTCAAAAACGGGATTACCGCTTATGGTTCCTTACAGAGTTTTACCATTGAGGATGGTACCAATGCAGGCGAGTACAAAGCCCATAAAAAGGGAAATGAGTTTACGGGCTATAAAATCAATAAAGATTCAGAGCCCTATGATTTTGGAGCACTTCCAGACCCGAAAAACATCCGTTTTAGGTACATAAAAGAGGAAAAAACCTGTGCTCCCATTTTGTACGAGGCACAATACCAACCTGAAAGCATAAACACAACAGGCGAGGGAACCTTGGTTACGGATTGGGGCGATATACAATGGAACTTGTTGCCCATTGAAAAGCAGGGGTACACTACCTGTTTGCCAGGCTTGGACTACGACGGGTTTACCGAATACTTTATGGGAACCTATAACCCCTTTGGCTATGGCGGCTTTTTGCGCAAAGTGGTGGCCATTGACGGTAGTGTGGCCCATGTGTACTCCATTGCCGACCAAGAAGGTTGGATAATCCACTACCAGTACAACAGGGGCAACGGAAGATGGGAGCCCATCGCTGTGCCCGAGTATGATGTGGACACCGCAGCGGCTCTCGATTACCTTTTTGGGCAGGTGTTTAGCTCCGCGGCAGGGCATTTGGTATTGGATGCCGCGGGCATGGTGCCCGTGGCCGGAGAGGTTTTTGATGTGGCCAACGGCATATGGTATACCATTGAAGGGGACGGTACCAGTGCAGCCATCTCCTTTGCCTCCACCATACCCTTGGTATATGCCACTACGGTGAAAAATGCGGGAAAAATTGTTAAATTAGCCAATGGCACCACCGTTTTGGTAAAGTTCTCCAAGGAGGCGACGGAGCGGTTGGTGGATGTTCTTAAGAGATTGGACTTGGATGCGGCGCAGCTCCAAAAGCTAAGTGACGACCTTACGGACAAGGAGTTTGCCGAGGCGATTGCGGAGAACCCTGATTTGGTCGAGAGTTGGAAAATACTTTCAAATGGAAGCACTTCTTTAAAAAGTATCGACAATATCAATGCAGTGCATGCTTTTAGGGCAGCCAACCCACAAATTGCGGACGATGCAATACAAGCAGCGTTTGACGGATTAAAGACTAGTAGAAAACAGCCTTTCATTAATGCCTTGGGAAGCTGTGCAGACAATACAAGCCTGATAGGTTCATTGAAAAAATCAAAGCTTGCTTCAGTTGAAGAAATCAAAGACGCTCTAAATAAAATACGTGATTACAGAACTGGAAAAACCGGAGGAGGAAATTATGGGTATTTGGAAGGGGATATACCAAATGTTGATATCAATAATAATAAAATGTGGGAGAGTGTTTCGATTGAAGATGCTGAATTAGAAACCCATATTTTTGATGCAGTAGAATCAGTTGGGGTTTCGGGAAGTTGGGTAAGAATTACAGATTCGGAATATCGAATGTTGAATGACTTAGCTAAAAAATTAGGAGGAGTTAAAAATCAAGTAAACGATAAAATAGAGGGAACATTAAAAATCGTATCAGAAAATCCATACTGTACCTCTTGTCAAGGTGTTATACAACAGTTTAGTGAGATGTTTCCTAACATAGAAATAAAGTTAATCGATGGAGTTAGATAA